In Paramicrobacterium humi, the genomic stretch CCACGAGAGGCCAACGTCTTCGCGCAACGCCATGATGATGCCGCCGATGCACATGATCGGCGTCGAGACCATGAAGTTCAGGGTCATGAGCACGAGCATCTGCACTTGCTGCACGTCGTTCGTGTTGCGGGTGATGAGGGTCGGGGTTCCGAAGCGCCCGACCTCGAGGGCCGTGAGCCTGTCGACCTTGCGGTACACGGCGCGGCGCAAGTCACGGCCGACGGCCATGGCGACGCGAGCACCGCAGTAGATCGCGGCGATAGCGGCAAGCACCTGCCCGAAGCACACGATGAGCATGACGACTCCCGTGTTCCAGATGAACTCGGTGTCGCCCTTGGCGATGCCCTCATCGATGATGCGGGCGTTGAGGCTGGGCAGGTAGAGAGTGGCGATCGTCGATGCGAGCTGCAAGACGACGACGCCGATGATCCACGGCCAGTACGGCCGGGCATAGTGAAGGGAAAGGCGAAGAAGGGCCACGAGAACGTCCTGTTCGGAAGTCAGGCTCGCAGGAGTCGGATCAAGCGAGCAATAGAGACTAACCCCGTCGGGATGCCGGGCGCTATCCATCCGAAGGCGGATATTCTGCCTTCTTCGACGTCAGCGACGTGCTCTGCCGCCCGGCTCTGGCCGTTCACTCCGCTAGGCTCAAGCAAAATCCCAGAAGGGAGCGCCGTGAGCGACCCATCCGCCGTGCCGCCCGCAGGAATCGTCGTCCGCGGGGTCGCGCGCTCCTTCGGCGACGTGCACGCCGTGCGATCCGCCGATTTCGAGGTTCCGGCGGGCAGCGTGACCGGCCTCATCGGCCCCAACGGCTCGGGCAAGACGACCCTCATGCTCATGCTCGCGAGCCTGCTGCGTCCCGACGCGGGAGAGATCCGCATCGCGGGATACGACCCGGTCACGCAACCGGCGGCCGTGCGCTCGATCATGGGCTGGATGCCCGACATCCTCGGCTCGTGGGCGAGCCTCAGTCCCCGCACGGCGCTCGAGATCACCGGGCGCATGTACGGGATCGGAACGGATGCCACACGCCAGCGCGCCGCCGAGCTCATCGGCCTCGTCGGTCTCGCGGCGTTGGCCGATCAGCCAGCCCGCGTGCTCTCCCGCGGGCAGAAGCAGCGGCTGAGCCTCGCGCGCGCCCTCGTGCACAATCCGCGCGTGCTCCTGCTCGACGAACCCGCTTCGGGTCTGGATCCGGCCGCCCGCGCTGATCTGCGCACGCTGCTCCGGCGGCTGGCGGACGAAGGAACCGCGATCCTCGTCTCGAGCCACGTGCTGGCCGAGCTTGAGGAGATGGCGGATGCCGCCGTCTACATGTCCGCCGGCGTCACCGCGTCGCGCGACGCGATCAGTCGTGCCGCGACCGCTCCGCGGCAGTGGCGCATCCGTGCGCTCGACGCCGCACGGCTCACCGCCCTCCTCCCGCAGATCGGCGTGGATCCTGGCCGCATCGCCGCCGACGGCCGCGGCGTCCTCGTCAGCGTGAGCGGCGAAGCAGACGCCGCCGCGCTGCTGAGAGCTCTCGTCACCGCCGGCATCGAGATCAGCTCCTTCGCGCCTGCCGTCGGCGAGTTCGAGCACACGTTCCTCGACCTCACGCGGGAACAGCCGCCCCAGCCGAAGGGAGGAGTCGCATGACATTCGCCCGCGGAATCGGCCTCGTCATCGGCCTCGAGCTGCGCCAGCGGGTGCGCGGCGTCGCCTGGTATGTGCTCATCGGCATCTTCGTCCTCCTCGTCGGCCTCGTCACGGCCCTGCTCTGGGGAGTGTCGAGCGGCTACGACTCAGGCGGCTGGCTGTACTCGCTCATCGTCTACTTCGTGCTGCTGCTCGGAACGCTCGCCACCCCCGCGTTCAGCGGAAACTCCATCAACGGCGAGCGCGAGTCCGGCACCCTCGCCACCACACAGGTGACCCTGCTCTCGACGTGGCAGCTCGTTCTCGGCAAGTTCGTGGCCGCCTGGGTCAGCTCCCTCGCGTTCCTCGTCGCGAGCGTCCCCTTCATCGCCATCGCTCTCGTGCTCGGCAATCTGGATGCCGCCACGATCGCCGTCTCGATCCTCGTGCTCGGCATCGAACTGGGAGTGCTCGCCGCGATCGGGGTGGGCCTGTCGGGCATCGTCACGCGCCCGCTGTTCTCGATCGTGCTCAGCTACCTTGTGATCGCAGCCCTCAGCGTCGGCACCCTCATCTCGTTCGGGCTGCTCGGCAGCGTCACTCGCTCCCCCGCGACCTACACGTACGTCGGCTATGACGCCCCGTCGTACGACGAAGAGACGGGAGAGCCGATCGATCCCGTCTGCACCGAGCCGGTCGTCAGCCACAGCGAGGTTCCGCGCTTCGACCTGTACTGGGGAATTCTCGCGGCGAATCCCTACGTCGTCATCGCGGATGCCGCACCCGGCGGCTTCGACACGCACGGAAATCCGTCCAACTTGTTCAGCGCGCTCTCAAGCGGCGTGCGCTCCCTGCAGACTGTGCCGGAGCTCGACACCTACGTGAACGACTGCGAAGCCATCGGCACCGGGCAGACTCCGCCCGGCTACAAGACGCCGCAGCAGGTGCACGACGGAGCCGTGCCGAGCTGGTTCGCCGGCGTCGGCATCCACGTTCTCCTCGCGGCAGGCGCGCTGTGGTGGGCGTGGGCGCGCACGCACACGCCCGCCGGGCGGCTGCCCAAGGGCAGCCGGATCGCCTGAGCGCGCGGGACGCTTACGCGTCCTCGCGGTCGGGGTTCTCCAGCTGGAAGAAGTTCGACCGCGAGCCGTCCGACTTCTGCTCCTGGTAGATGAAGTTGAGCCTGCGGTCGTCGAAGGTCTTGAACCAGTCGTCCCATGAGACGTGCTCGAGGTTGTCGCTTCCTCCGCCGAAGTCGAAGCGCAGCACGCCCAGATGGTCGCCGTGCTCGGTGCCCTCGACGGTCGCGGGAGTCGCGTCGCGCGCCTCCGCCCATTCCTTAATGACCTCGTGGTTCGTCGTGACGAGCGAGCGTCCTTCCCGCTCGGGTTCGTCGTCCGGCGAGGTGATCTCTTGCGAGTACTTCAGCGAGTCCGACGACTCGGAACCCGTCCGCACCTTGCCGTCGTCCGGTCCCGCACCGACATCTTCCGTGTTGTCTGCCATCTCTGCTCCTCTCGTTGTCGCAGCTGTTACGACTGCGGTGGTTCGACGGGCTCGGCGCCGCGCTTCACCGTGACGCCGGTGAACTCGACGTCGGCGGCCTGTGTGAACCGGCGGCCGTTGATCTCGTCATGGCGCATGAACGTCGGCGGCTCGACGTGCACGCGCAACGTGTAATCCCCGTCCTCGGGCACCGTCCAGTTGCGCGCATAGTGATAGATCATCGGATGCCACACGAGCACTTGCTCGTGAGGGCCAAGCTCCTCGCCGCTCGGCGTGATGAGCGTGGCGCTGACCGACACCGCGGGGATGAAACGGCCATCGGACGCGTCGCACACGACGATCTCGAGGTGCAGGTTCTCCTCATGCGGGTTCTGCCACGTCAGCTCGCCGTTCGAGAAGTCGTACATGCCTTCCGCGTCCTCGACCGCGTAGCCGATCAGGTAGTCGCCGACCCGCTGCTTTCCGCCGTCCTTCGCGACCTCCTCGGTCATGTAGCGCAGCGCCTCGCCATACGCGTCGCCTTGGGCGACTGCGCGATCGAGCTGCGGCTGGGTCGCCTCTGAGGTGTTCGGATCCATCGGCGGTGTCTGATTGCTCATGCGTCCTCACGCTCCGGGTTGTCGAGACGGAAGAACGTCGATTGGCTTCCGTCGCTCTTGGTCTCTTGATAGATGAAATTGAGACGGCGCTCGTCGAAGGTGCCGAACCACTCGTCCCACGACACTTCCCGCAAGGAACCGTCGTCGTGGACGAAGTCGATCTCGAGCACGCCGAGACGATCTCCCTGCTCGGTCGCCTCGACCGTCGCCGGAGTTCCCCCGCGTGCTTCCGCCCACGCCACGATCACGTCGTGGCTCGCCGTGGCGAGGGTCGCGCCGTCATGATCGGGCTTCTCCTCGCGTGATGCGATCACTTGGGCCCGCTTGGCCGACTCCGACATGTCCGGCCCGGTGCGGAGCTCGTCGTCTCCGCCGTTCGTGTGCGTCCCGTCTGCCATAGGGCACCTCCGCAT encodes the following:
- a CDS encoding ABC transporter ATP-binding protein; the protein is MSDPSAVPPAGIVVRGVARSFGDVHAVRSADFEVPAGSVTGLIGPNGSGKTTLMLMLASLLRPDAGEIRIAGYDPVTQPAAVRSIMGWMPDILGSWASLSPRTALEITGRMYGIGTDATRQRAAELIGLVGLAALADQPARVLSRGQKQRLSLARALVHNPRVLLLDEPASGLDPAARADLRTLLRRLADEGTAILVSSHVLAELEEMADAAVYMSAGVTASRDAISRAATAPRQWRIRALDAARLTALLPQIGVDPGRIAADGRGVLVSVSGEADAAALLRALVTAGIEISSFAPAVGEFEHTFLDLTREQPPQPKGGVA
- a CDS encoding ABC transporter permease; amino-acid sequence: MTFARGIGLVIGLELRQRVRGVAWYVLIGIFVLLVGLVTALLWGVSSGYDSGGWLYSLIVYFVLLLGTLATPAFSGNSINGERESGTLATTQVTLLSTWQLVLGKFVAAWVSSLAFLVASVPFIAIALVLGNLDAATIAVSILVLGIELGVLAAIGVGLSGIVTRPLFSIVLSYLVIAALSVGTLISFGLLGSVTRSPATYTYVGYDAPSYDEETGEPIDPVCTEPVVSHSEVPRFDLYWGILAANPYVVIADAAPGGFDTHGNPSNLFSALSSGVRSLQTVPELDTYVNDCEAIGTGQTPPGYKTPQQVHDGAVPSWFAGVGIHVLLAAGALWWAWARTHTPAGRLPKGSRIA
- a CDS encoding iron transporter — encoded protein: MSNQTPPMDPNTSEATQPQLDRAVAQGDAYGEALRYMTEEVAKDGGKQRVGDYLIGYAVEDAEGMYDFSNGELTWQNPHEENLHLEIVVCDASDGRFIPAVSVSATLITPSGEELGPHEQVLVWHPMIYHYARNWTVPEDGDYTLRVHVEPPTFMRHDEINGRRFTQAADVEFTGVTVKRGAEPVEPPQS